One part of the Arabidopsis thaliana chromosome 1 sequence genome encodes these proteins:
- a CDS encoding Protein phosphatase 2C family protein (Protein phosphatase 2C family protein; FUNCTIONS IN: protein serine/threonine phosphatase activity, catalytic activity; INVOLVED IN: biological_process unknown; LOCATED IN: cellular_component unknown; EXPRESSED IN: 23 plant structures; EXPRESSED DURING: 15 growth stages; CONTAINS InterPro DOMAIN/s: Protein phosphatase 2C-related (InterPro:IPR001932), Protein phosphatase 2C (InterPro:IPR015655), Protein phosphatase 2C, N-terminal (InterPro:IPR014045); BEST Arabidopsis thaliana protein match is: Protein phosphatase 2C family protein (TAIR:AT1G68410.2); Has 5162 Blast hits to 5161 proteins in 415 species: Archae - 0; Bacteria - 290; Metazoa - 1152; Fungi - 442; Plants - 2230; Viruses - 7; Other Eukaryotes - 1041 (source: NCBI BLink).) — MSTKGEHHTVPLSVLLKRESANEKIDNPELIHGQHNQSKKGEDFTLVKTECQRVMGDGVTTFSVFGLFDGHNGSAAAIYTKENLLNNVLAAIPSDLNRDEWVAALPRALVAGFVKTDKDFQERARTSGTTVTFVIVEGWVVSVASVGDSRCILEPAEGGVYYLSADHRLEINEEERDRVTASGGEVGRLNTGGGTEIGPLRCWPGGLCLSRSIGDLDVGEYIVPVPYVKQVKLSSAGGRLIISSDGVWDAISAEEALDCCRGLPPESSAEHIVKEAVGKKGIRDDTTCIVVDILPLEKPAASVPPPKKQGKGMLKSMFKRKTSDSSSNIEKEYAEPDVVEELFEEGSAMLSERLDTKYPLCNMFKLFMCAVCQVEVKPGEGVSIHAGSDNCRKLRPWDGPFLCASCQDKKDAMEGKRSSGDRHSSESD; from the exons ATGTCAACAAAGGGAGAACATCATACAGTTCCACTTTCTGTGTTGCTTAAACGTGAATCAGCTAATGAAAAGATAGACAATCCTGAACTTATACACGGCCAGCACAACCAAAGCAAGAAAGGAGAGGATTTTACTCTTGTTAAAACAGAGTGTCAACGTGTTATGGGCGATGGTGTTACCACCTTCTCCGTTTTTGGG CTTTTTGATGGACACAATGGTTCTGCAGCAGCTATCTACACTAAAGAGAACCTTTTGAATAATGTATTAGCTGCAATACCTTCTGATCTTAACAGAGATGAGTGGGTTGCTGCACTTCCTAGGGCTTTGGTTGCAGGATTTGTGAAAACTGATAAAGATTTCCAGGAAAGAG CAAGGACGTCTGGAACGACTGTAACTTTTGTCATAGTAGAAGGATGGGTGGTGAGTGTTGCATCTGTAGGTGACTCTCGTTGCATACTTGAGCCTGCTGAGGGCGGTGTCTATTATTTGTCTGCTGATCATCGGCTTGAAATAAACGAAGAAGA GCGAGATCGAGTCACTGCAAGTGGTGGTGAAGTTGGTCGGTTAAATACTGGTGGCGGTACTGAG attggTCCTCTGAGATGTTGGCCTGGTGGTCTGTGTCTCTCAAGATCCATTGGAGATCTGGATGTTGGCGAATACATTGTTCCAGTTCCTTATGTAAAGCAAGTCAAG TTGTCTTCAGCTGGTGGTCGACTGATCATCTCAAGTGATGGTGTGTGGGATGCAATATCTGCAGAAGAGGCTCTTGATTGTTGCCGGGGGTTGCCACCTGAATCTTCTGCGGAGCATATCGTTAAA GAAGCTGTGGGTAAAAAAGGTATTCGTGATGATACAACCTGTATTGTTGTTGATATATTGCCACTAGAAAAACCGGCTGCTTCCGTGCCGCCTCCAAAAAAGCAAGGAAAAGGAATGTTAAAGTCCATGTTCAAAAGGAAAACATCTGACTCCTCTTCTAATATCGAGAAAGAGTACGCAGAACCTGATGTAGTTGAAGAACTCTTTGAAGAGGGCTCTGCTATGCTATCAGAGAG ATTAGACACAAAGTACCCGCTTTGCAATATGTTTAAGTTGTTCATGTGTGCTGTGTGTCAAGTAGAAGTGAAACCTGGAGAAGGTGTCTCGATCCATGCCGGGTCGGATAATTGCCGTAAGCTTCGTCCCTGGGATGGTCCATTCCTTTGTGCAAGTTGCCAAGATAAGAAAGACGCAATGGAAGGGAAAAGATCATCGGGAG ATAGACATAGTAGTGAAAGCGACTAG
- a CDS encoding uncharacterized protein (unknown protein; FUNCTIONS IN: molecular_function unknown; INVOLVED IN: biological_process unknown; LOCATED IN: cellular_component unknown; Has 12 Blast hits to 12 proteins in 1 species: Archae - 0; Bacteria - 0; Metazoa - 0; Fungi - 0; Plants - 12; Viruses - 0; Other Eukaryotes - 0 (source: NCBI BLink).) — translation MVLSGSDLDMMMFLLTNPWLNLSQVWGFTSISDAAISILVLRVFVLFTKGVIVRVMIIWFIHGVFPGMPGLLSLAAIVANIVLMQICALRRMWNPGITSETFAVKISNNVFGLRCMNGWDYFGIKPNFLMGTMTPIRTNWYRVVGFSKLSPGATSFVYVMWSFKQRMPIWHTYHIRVRWLMKEEHNMFNNMLSSKTYRKEASLNSLFQFRHLLAHNFAFVISWFLKFCIGFVLAIVILIV, via the coding sequence ATGGTTTTGTCTGGGAGCGATCTGGATatgatgatgtttttgttaacaaatcCATGGTTGAATTTGTCTCAAGTTTGGGGATTCACATCGATATCCGATGCCGCCATTTCGATTCTCGTTCTTAGGGTCTTCGTTCTTTTTACCAAAGGCGTTATTGTCCGTGTGATGATAATATGGTTCATTCACGGTGTTTTTCCGGGTATGCCCGGTCTTCTCAGTCTGGCAGCAATAGTTGCCAACATCGTTTTAATGCAAATTTGCGCCCTTCGACGCATGTGGAACCCCGGAATCACTTCGGAGACATTTGCCGTGAAGATCTCTAACAACGTCTTTGGTTTGAGATGTATGAATGGATGGGATTACTTCGGTATCAAGCCAAATTTTCTAATGGGCACTATGACACCGATACGGACTAATTGGTATCGAGTTGTCGGTTTCTCAAAACTTTCTCCAGGAGCAACGAGCTTTGTGTATGTGATGTGGAGTTTCAAACAAAGAATGCCAATATGGCATACATATCACATTCGAGTAAGATGGCTAATGAAAGAGGAACATAACATGTTTAACAACATGTTATCGAGTAAGACTTATCGAAAGGAAGCATCGTTAAATTCACTTTTTCAGTTTCGTCATCTTCTGGCACATAATTTTGCTTTTGTAATAAGTTGGTTTCTGAAGTTTTGTATTGGCTTTGTACTTGCTATTGTAATACTAATTGtctaa
- a CDS encoding F-box and associated interaction domains-containing protein (F-box and associated interaction domains-containing protein; CONTAINS InterPro DOMAIN/s: F-box domain, cyclin-like (InterPro:IPR001810), F-box domain, Skp2-like (InterPro:IPR022364), F-box associated domain, type 1 (InterPro:IPR006527), F-box associated interaction domain (InterPro:IPR017451); BEST Arabidopsis thaliana protein match is: F-box and associated interaction domains-containing protein (TAIR:AT1G32430.1); Has 1490 Blast hits to 1452 proteins in 35 species: Archae - 0; Bacteria - 0; Metazoa - 0; Fungi - 0; Plants - 1488; Viruses - 0; Other Eukaryotes - 2 (source: NCBI BLink).), producing the protein MAPEEKLPCELIEEILSRVPPESLVRFRTVSKKWNALFDDKMFINNHKMTFRFILATESKFYSVSMTPKIEVRELSLDIPGLELKPKILIDCNGFLLCGMEKEGIVVWNPWLRQAKWIKPKVNQPSLCFNGIGYEYDNMKLESSGYKTLVSYPNELDPTRSVWKIHDFASNSWKYTNLVMSCSSGVTLFGASVSLNGILYWVASHLKNNSLFVLVYYNFSNEKVYKFSDLPCGENHHHDVLVLRIFREDRLSLLKQCHLTKKIEIWVTKNKIRNCSSGDVDSAEWMNFMEVSTLNLPVLVHPSYFIDDKKLVVCSCDQTGQAWIYVVGDNKLISKIQIDSVVGPWPLHCSFFPSLVSIPRSQTKKAALQV; encoded by the coding sequence atgGCTCCTGAGGAGAAGCTTCCGTGTGAACTGATTGAAGAGATACTCTCTCGTGTCCCTCCTGAATCTCTTGTTCGCTTCAGAACCGTTTCTAAGAAATGGAACGCCCTCTTCGACGATAAGATGTTCATTAACAACCACAAGATGACATTTCGATTCATCTTAGCAACCGAATCTAAGTTCTACTCGGTAAGCATGACTCCAAAGATAGAAGTGCGTGAGTTAAGTTTGGATATTCCCGGTTTAGAACTTAAAcctaaaattttgattgattgcAATGGGTTCTTGCTATGTGGCATGGAAAAAGAAGGCATCGTGGTTTGGAACCCGTGGTTAAGACAGGCTAAATGGATAAAGCCAAAGGTAAACCAACCTAGTTTGTGTTTCAATGGCATAGGTTATGAGTATGATAACATGAAACTTGAGAGTAGTGGTTACAAGACCCTTGTGTCTTATCCTAATGAATTAGACCCTACTAGATCAGTTTGGAAAATCCATGACTTTGCCTCCAATTCATggaaatatacaaatttggTCATGAGTTGTAGTAGTGGTGTTACTTTATTCGGTGCAAGTGTATCACTGAATGGAATTTTGTATTGGGTTGCCTCTCATCTAAAGAATAATTCCTTGTTCGTCCTGGTTTACTACAATTTTTCCAATGAAAAGGTCTACAAGTTTTCTGATCTACCATGTGGGGAGAACCATCATCACGATGTTCTTGTTCTTAGGATTTTTAGGGAAGATCGGCTTTCGTTGTTAAAGCAATGCCATCTAACAAAGAAGATTGAGATTTGGGTGACCAAGAACAAGATTAGAAACTGCTCTAGTGGAGATGTGGATTCAGCGGAATGGATGAATTTCATGGAAGTGTCAACTCTTAACTTGCCGGTTTTAGTACACCCAAGTTACTTCATCGACGATAAAAAGCTCGTTGTGTGTTCTTGCGACCAAACTGGCCAAGCTTGGATCTATGTTGTGGGGGACAATAAGTTGATCAGTAAAATTCAAATAGATTCTGTGGTTGGTCCCTGGCCTTTGCATTGTAGCTTTTTCCCCAGTTTGGTCTCAATACCTCGAAGTCAAACTAAAAAAGCAGCATTACAAGTTTGA